The proteins below are encoded in one region of Panulirus ornatus isolate Po-2019 chromosome 31, ASM3632096v1, whole genome shotgun sequence:
- the LOC139758640 gene encoding uncharacterized protein isoform X1: MRYHVLKRGKGRPAVARASSRCASRKARPGWGTMTTHTQRNANLQCQHRRWTEGRYLTALTMYVKNGRVATTVFLVATMIYTVIFNAFAGSGQPPFNNPTGNVSDQLFTCITPAGFTFSIWAIIYICLILIVIYAIALLFLKTEQVEAWKLGGAISTSFILVLAINLNLNVGWLFAWDAINVTGSAIILLLVALTNGIAISLALYNFSKDAARLNTQSKFHFWCGILVINGMGIYDTWTTLASFLNLTIFFKYKVELDSNAVCLGMLIFILVAFIGWFILENTVLKVFANPLITHYMVLVWAMVGIYEEQQDLVSEEVTALIIALMAAGSFMLVVRIVLIIYRNNNNAIYRRPNLQNGSKVDTDTPRIAIIQ, translated from the exons ATGAGATACCACGTCCTAAAGCGTGGCAAAGGGCGGCCGGCTGTGGCTCGAGCTTCGTCACGGTGCGCGTCACGTAAGGCTCGGCCTGGGTGGGGTACAATGACGACACACACGCAACGTAACGCCAACCTTCAGTGTCAACACAGACGTTGGACGGAAGGAAGATATCTCACAGCTCTTACTATG tATGTTAAGAATGGCCGGGTGGCAACAACTGTGTTCCTGGTGGCTACAATGATCTACACTGTTATATTTAATGCCTTCGCAGGTTCTGGACAAC CCCCTTTCAATAACCCAACTGGGAACGTCTCAGACCAACTGTTCACCTGTATCACACCTGCAGGATTTACCTTCAGTATCTGGGCCATCATTTATATCTGCCTCATCTTGATTGTCATATATG CCATTGCCCTGCTGTTTCTAAAGACAGAACAGGTGGAGGCTTGGAAGCTGGGAGGTGCTATATCCACCTCATTCATCCTGGTGCTGGCCATCAATCTTAACCTTAACGTAGGATGGCTGTTTGCCTGGGATGCTATCAACGTCACAGGATCTGCCATCATCCTGTTGCTTGTGGCTCTTACCAATGGCATTGCTATTTCACTGGCACTATATAA CTTCTCAAAAGATGCAGCAAGGCTCAACACACAATCCAAGTTTCACTTCTGGTGTGGAATTCTAGTGATAAATGGCATGGGAATTTATGATACCTGGACAACTCTTGCTTCCTTCCTTAACCTCACAATCTTCTTCAAGTATAAG GTTGAACTGGATAGTAATGCAGTTTGCTTGGGCATGCTCATCTTCATACTTGTGGCTTTCATTGGATGGTTCATCTTAGAAAACACAGTACTCAAAGTGTTTGCAAACCCTCTCATCACACATTATATGG TGCTGGTGTGGGCTATGGTAGGTATATATGAAGAACAACAGGACTTGGTCAGTGAAGAGGTAACTGCCCTCATCATTGCTCTTATGGCAGCCGGATCATTCATGCTTGTGGTTCGTATTGTTCTCATCATCTACAGGAACAACAATAATGCAATCTACAGGAGACCCAATCTACAAAATGGATCCAAGgttgacacagacacacccaggATTGCAATCATACAGTAA
- the LOC139758640 gene encoding uncharacterized protein isoform X2 — protein sequence MDTHTRYVKNGRVATTVFLVATMIYTVIFNAFAGSGQPPFNNPTGNVSDQLFTCITPAGFTFSIWAIIYICLILIVIYAIALLFLKTEQVEAWKLGGAISTSFILVLAINLNLNVGWLFAWDAINVTGSAIILLLVALTNGIAISLALYNFSKDAARLNTQSKFHFWCGILVINGMGIYDTWTTLASFLNLTIFFKYKVELDSNAVCLGMLIFILVAFIGWFILENTVLKVFANPLITHYMVLVWAMVGIYEEQQDLVSEEVTALIIALMAAGSFMLVVRIVLIIYRNNNNAIYRRPNLQNGSKVDTDTPRIAIIQ from the exons atggacacacacactcGG tATGTTAAGAATGGCCGGGTGGCAACAACTGTGTTCCTGGTGGCTACAATGATCTACACTGTTATATTTAATGCCTTCGCAGGTTCTGGACAAC CCCCTTTCAATAACCCAACTGGGAACGTCTCAGACCAACTGTTCACCTGTATCACACCTGCAGGATTTACCTTCAGTATCTGGGCCATCATTTATATCTGCCTCATCTTGATTGTCATATATG CCATTGCCCTGCTGTTTCTAAAGACAGAACAGGTGGAGGCTTGGAAGCTGGGAGGTGCTATATCCACCTCATTCATCCTGGTGCTGGCCATCAATCTTAACCTTAACGTAGGATGGCTGTTTGCCTGGGATGCTATCAACGTCACAGGATCTGCCATCATCCTGTTGCTTGTGGCTCTTACCAATGGCATTGCTATTTCACTGGCACTATATAA CTTCTCAAAAGATGCAGCAAGGCTCAACACACAATCCAAGTTTCACTTCTGGTGTGGAATTCTAGTGATAAATGGCATGGGAATTTATGATACCTGGACAACTCTTGCTTCCTTCCTTAACCTCACAATCTTCTTCAAGTATAAG GTTGAACTGGATAGTAATGCAGTTTGCTTGGGCATGCTCATCTTCATACTTGTGGCTTTCATTGGATGGTTCATCTTAGAAAACACAGTACTCAAAGTGTTTGCAAACCCTCTCATCACACATTATATGG TGCTGGTGTGGGCTATGGTAGGTATATATGAAGAACAACAGGACTTGGTCAGTGAAGAGGTAACTGCCCTCATCATTGCTCTTATGGCAGCCGGATCATTCATGCTTGTGGTTCGTATTGTTCTCATCATCTACAGGAACAACAATAATGCAATCTACAGGAGACCCAATCTACAAAATGGATCCAAGgttgacacagacacacccaggATTGCAATCATACAGTAA
- the LOC139758641 gene encoding uncharacterized protein: protein MMKTWSSFATLLLLPGLVVASDPRGIEELTRCIKMAEPLVKDPENIFPLNNRDIERVCKLWDNFVRCVEDYTLHFLSSTQRQELNAAIESSVKSVNQLCVEDPEYRRSYIENAPCLKRVSMNRTLCGGQYDYLADLVQGLQATDAQMCCAHHKFRECVLDKTPRECDRGNPHQNTASNFMRSMLDRALGFLLQKCKNFVPNARDCPRGNFNTPTGPYLPSDDDNYNNNLHNPSNNGGSILRPDATTLQPTQQPSPTTPTTRFTWTTPANQPTPRPTSDSSLNLAGNNLFGAESQQYRGSGSGLRPHLASLALTILLAFTLY, encoded by the exons GTTTGGTGGTGGCGTCTGACCCGCGGGGCATCGAGGAACTCACTCGGTGCATCAAAATGGCGGAACCTCTCGTCAAGGACCCAGAAAACATCTTCCCACTCAACAACCGAGACATTGAGAGGGTATGCAA GTTATGGGACAACTTCGTCCGGTGTGTAGAGGATTATACCCTACACTTCCTATCGTCAACACAACGGCAGGAACTGAACGCCGCCATTGAGAGTTCCGTCAAGTCGGTCAACCAGCTGTGTGTGGAGGATCCTGAATACCGAAGAT CGTACATTGAGAACGCCCCCTGCTTGAAACGAGTGTCCATGAACCGTACCTTGTGTGGTGGCCAGTACGACTACCTGGCCGACCTGGTGCAGGGCCTGCAAGCCACGGACGCCCAGATGTGCTG tgctcaccacaagtTCCGGGAGTGTGTGCTGGACAAGACGCCGAGGGAGTGTGATCGTGGAAATCCTCACCAAAATACAGCCTCCAACTTCATGAGGTCCATGCTGGACCGGGCCCTCGGCTTCCTCCTGCAGAAGTGCAAAAACTTCGT CCCGAACGCCCGAGACTGTCCCAGGGGAAACTTCAACACACCGACTGGTCCTTATCTCCCCAGCGATGACGACAACTACAACAATAACCTCCACAACCCCAGTAACAACGGGGGTTCTATCCTCCGTCCCGACGCCACAACCTTGCAGCCAACCCAGCAACCGTCTCCAACCACCCCGACCACCCGCTTCACCTGGACGACCCCGGCCAACCAGCCAACCCCGCGACCAACCTCAGACTCCTCCCTGAACCTGGCCGGCAACAACCTCTTCGGCGCAGAGAGCCAGCAGTACCGTGGCTCGGGTTCTGGCCTCCGCCCACATCTTGCCAGCCTAGCGCTAACCATACTTCTGGCATTCACATTATATTAG